In one Corallococcus sp. EGB genomic region, the following are encoded:
- a CDS encoding TetR/AcrR family transcriptional regulator — protein sequence MPRTGLSAEQLKEKAIDATLVRVRRDGHDKVRLSDVARDIGVSHAALYPHFADKAALFDAMLERWLRDSTESLAAVTRRSGDAQARIVDWFVTLYRMKRSRALDDPAPFRAFDVASAVEKPFAIAHVKDLLGQLQELLAEAGVKDAREKADLLFRATAAFHHPTLVTQSAHDDLEPQLRAIVRLMLRGMTSK from the coding sequence ATGCCTCGCACCGGTTTGTCCGCTGAACAGCTCAAGGAGAAGGCCATCGACGCCACGCTGGTCCGTGTGCGGCGCGACGGACACGACAAGGTCCGCTTGAGCGACGTCGCGCGGGACATCGGGGTCAGCCACGCCGCGCTCTACCCCCACTTCGCCGACAAGGCGGCGCTCTTCGACGCGATGCTCGAGCGCTGGCTGCGTGACTCCACGGAGTCCCTGGCCGCGGTGACGCGACGGTCCGGGGACGCGCAGGCACGCATCGTCGACTGGTTCGTGACCCTCTACAGGATGAAGCGCTCCAGGGCGCTCGATGACCCGGCGCCCTTTCGGGCGTTCGATGTCGCGTCGGCGGTCGAAAAGCCCTTCGCCATCGCGCATGTAAAGGACCTTCTCGGCCAGCTCCAGGAGCTGCTGGCCGAAGCCGGCGTGAAGGACGCGCGCGAGAAGGCGGATCTCCTGTTCCGCGCGACGGCGGCGTTCCACCATCCCACGCTTGTCACGCAGTCTGCCCATGACGATCTGGAACCCCAGCTCCGAGCCATCGTCAGGCTGATGCTTCGCGGAATGACGTCCAAATGA
- a CDS encoding discoidin domain-containing protein has translation MVVSLLGASDAHAQTNLALNKTTYTSSAEGPFLGQYAVDGDGGTRWASGFSANEWITVDLGQTRTIGRVVLTWEAAYATVYKIQVSNNNTTFTDALTVNTGDGAVDDLSLPSGTSGRYIRMQGITRALPAYGYSLWEFAVYETGGTPPPTNTDLARNRPATASSVEADAAGLQPGFAFDGDINTRWASAQGVDPQWIRVDLGSPQVVGKVVLEWEGAYGKTYTIDGSNDDANWTTLNTVTNGAIGRREIPVSGTYRYIRMRGTERGTGYGYSLWSFEVYQNGGTTPPPTQTTNQTIKLNFPELAYAKINVSPAPLSVTPVPEEGNTTPSVRNPPGPFTYQLTFPPNTTVTLSKNQFSPTQPNTDIRLAVVDVNGVQQRAQSVTALAVQGADWNVEIFSTGNGPTDPRDPTIIPDPYVAPAPLPVAGAFRLVAPANNAMVTNTRRPTLSWAAVTGASNYKLYVNLTRNDYDWMAAGNLLDRYTQVASQTGTSFTFTEDLPDRWTYKWYVVATLSGGSTSRSDIGNFSVYLPVVETQSDGVNLINGMRDLNKNGTIEPYEDWHNPISVRVNDLLGRMTLHEKALQMFYDAKTYPEAGFQMGPLSPTDIPMFQKASAATRLGIPHIDAGDTIHGYKTSWPTQPALAASRDLDTIYEMGDIQRREQLAIGSRGTLSPLAEVNTKVLYPRIQEGNGEDADLAAGITRALIAGLQGGPEVNPNSIWVTTKHWPGQGAGGEAGITYDGTTIHYHMRPWHAAIEAGTSGIMPGYAGSWLLGPEGYGAGDNPGILNYLRNQLKYTGVICSDWLPSGSWVRSATAGSDVMGGATPQAMANFENEVPIARINDSVRRILDLKFRLGIFEDPYKQGPAGTSQWHTADSKAAVRRASQEAMTLLKNDGALPIRLPAGGKLVIAGPRADDMSCMVTWRSDFHGNEFGDPTIYAAVKARAEAAGLTVYKDNTPAGVTPDAAIVVVGESYFTHGTEWDKEKPYLPGDPIGSAHDAKWGDQYGVINSFKSRGIPTTVVVISPRPYVLTNVVPLSNALMLAYRPGDMGGYAVADVLFGDVLPRGKTPWQLPRSMSQIGTDVESNQLEKWDLPFDLGATDAERAAIRQKIAAGQPVPPTYGNPLYQYGSGIQGFGLTDATPPVAFNLLTPANNLVITGTRPAFTWSASSDPQTGIQRYEVFLDGGAMPVAITKTPSAALDGLKLANGTHTWFVKAFNWANGVTQSATFTFTLNDTTPPAAFEALSPSAGQSVPGTSTRFIWEQTTDVGAGVAEYVLIVDGTDRSPSILRSTPVPAGTNLARGKNAYATSVEFGSANDAVDGSLTTRWSSVGTATTGDTESITIDLGAVYSLKRIVLNWEAAYGRRYVLEASLDNTTWTALKTVDTGDGGIDDWTVAGVGRYVRMRGVQRATAYGYSLWEFEVYGVGTEQTTLNGLATGSHTWRVRAVDGANNTTLSSGPITFTK, from the coding sequence ATGGTGGTGTCCCTCCTCGGTGCGTCCGACGCCCACGCGCAGACGAACCTGGCGCTGAACAAGACCACCTATACCTCTTCCGCCGAGGGTCCATTCCTGGGCCAGTACGCGGTGGACGGCGACGGTGGCACGCGCTGGGCCAGCGGCTTCAGCGCGAATGAATGGATCACCGTGGATCTGGGCCAGACGCGCACCATCGGGCGCGTGGTGCTCACCTGGGAGGCGGCGTACGCCACCGTCTACAAAATCCAGGTCTCCAACAACAACACGACCTTCACCGACGCGCTGACGGTGAACACCGGCGACGGCGCGGTGGATGATCTGTCACTGCCGTCAGGCACGTCGGGCCGGTACATCCGCATGCAGGGCATCACCCGTGCGCTGCCCGCGTATGGCTATTCGCTGTGGGAGTTCGCCGTCTATGAGACGGGCGGCACGCCGCCGCCCACCAACACGGACCTGGCACGCAACCGTCCGGCCACGGCGTCCAGCGTGGAGGCGGACGCCGCGGGGCTGCAGCCGGGCTTCGCGTTCGACGGCGACATCAACACGCGCTGGGCCTCCGCGCAGGGCGTGGATCCGCAGTGGATCCGCGTGGACCTGGGCTCGCCGCAGGTGGTGGGCAAGGTGGTGCTGGAATGGGAGGGCGCGTACGGCAAGACGTACACGATTGACGGCTCCAACGACGACGCCAATTGGACCACGCTCAACACGGTGACCAACGGCGCCATCGGCCGCCGGGAGATCCCCGTCTCCGGCACGTACCGCTACATCCGCATGCGCGGCACGGAGCGCGGCACGGGCTACGGCTATTCGCTGTGGTCCTTCGAGGTCTACCAGAACGGCGGCACGACGCCGCCGCCCACGCAGACCACGAACCAGACCATCAAGCTGAATTTCCCGGAGCTGGCATACGCGAAGATCAACGTGTCGCCCGCGCCGCTGTCGGTGACGCCGGTGCCGGAGGAGGGCAACACCACGCCGTCCGTGCGCAACCCGCCCGGGCCCTTCACCTACCAGCTCACGTTCCCGCCCAACACGACGGTGACGCTGTCGAAGAACCAGTTCTCTCCCACGCAGCCGAACACGGACATCCGCCTGGCGGTGGTGGACGTGAACGGCGTGCAGCAGCGCGCGCAGTCCGTCACGGCGCTGGCGGTGCAGGGCGCGGACTGGAACGTCGAAATCTTCTCCACGGGCAATGGCCCCACGGATCCGCGTGACCCCACCATCATCCCGGACCCGTACGTGGCGCCCGCGCCGCTGCCGGTGGCCGGGGCGTTCCGGCTGGTCGCTCCGGCCAACAACGCGATGGTCACCAACACCCGCCGCCCCACGCTGTCGTGGGCCGCGGTGACGGGGGCGTCGAACTACAAGCTCTACGTCAACCTCACGCGCAACGACTACGACTGGATGGCCGCGGGCAACCTGCTGGACAGGTATACGCAGGTGGCGTCGCAGACGGGCACGTCCTTCACCTTCACCGAGGACCTGCCGGATCGCTGGACGTACAAGTGGTACGTCGTGGCCACGCTGTCGGGCGGGAGCACGTCGCGCTCGGACATCGGCAACTTCAGCGTGTACCTGCCGGTGGTGGAGACGCAGTCGGACGGCGTCAACCTCATCAATGGCATGCGCGACCTGAACAAGAATGGGACCATCGAGCCGTACGAGGACTGGCACAACCCCATCTCCGTACGCGTGAACGACCTCTTGGGCCGCATGACGTTGCACGAGAAGGCGCTGCAGATGTTCTACGACGCCAAGACGTACCCCGAGGCCGGCTTCCAGATGGGGCCCCTGTCGCCCACGGACATCCCCATGTTCCAGAAGGCGTCCGCGGCCACGCGCCTGGGCATTCCGCACATCGACGCGGGGGACACCATCCACGGCTACAAGACGAGCTGGCCCACGCAGCCGGCGCTCGCGGCCTCGCGCGACCTGGACACGATCTACGAGATGGGGGACATCCAGCGCCGCGAGCAGCTGGCCATTGGCAGCCGCGGCACGCTGTCGCCGCTGGCGGAGGTGAACACCAAGGTCCTCTATCCGCGCATCCAGGAGGGCAATGGCGAGGACGCGGACCTGGCGGCGGGCATCACTCGCGCGCTCATCGCGGGCCTCCAGGGCGGTCCAGAGGTGAACCCGAACTCCATCTGGGTGACGACGAAGCACTGGCCGGGGCAGGGCGCTGGCGGTGAGGCGGGCATCACCTACGACGGCACCACCATCCACTACCACATGCGTCCGTGGCACGCGGCCATCGAGGCGGGCACCAGCGGCATCATGCCGGGCTACGCGGGCAGCTGGCTGTTGGGGCCGGAGGGCTACGGCGCGGGTGACAACCCGGGCATCCTCAACTACCTGCGCAACCAGCTGAAGTACACGGGCGTCATCTGCTCGGACTGGCTGCCGTCGGGGTCGTGGGTGCGCTCCGCCACGGCGGGCTCGGACGTGATGGGCGGCGCGACGCCGCAGGCCATGGCCAACTTCGAGAACGAAGTTCCCATCGCGCGCATCAACGACTCCGTGCGCCGCATCCTGGACCTGAAGTTCCGCCTGGGCATCTTCGAGGACCCCTACAAGCAGGGCCCCGCTGGCACGTCCCAGTGGCACACCGCGGACAGCAAGGCAGCGGTGCGCCGGGCGTCCCAGGAGGCCATGACGCTGCTCAAGAACGATGGCGCGCTGCCCATCCGCCTGCCTGCGGGCGGCAAGCTGGTCATCGCCGGCCCTCGCGCGGACGACATGTCCTGCATGGTGACCTGGCGCTCAGACTTCCATGGCAATGAGTTTGGCGACCCGACCATCTACGCGGCGGTGAAGGCGCGCGCGGAGGCCGCGGGGCTCACGGTCTACAAGGACAACACCCCGGCGGGCGTGACGCCGGACGCGGCCATCGTGGTGGTGGGCGAGAGCTACTTCACCCACGGCACCGAGTGGGACAAGGAGAAGCCGTACCTGCCGGGTGACCCGATTGGCTCCGCCCACGACGCGAAGTGGGGCGACCAGTACGGCGTCATCAACAGCTTCAAGTCGCGCGGCATCCCGACCACGGTGGTGGTGATCAGCCCGCGGCCCTACGTGCTGACCAACGTGGTGCCCCTCTCCAACGCGCTGATGCTGGCGTACCGCCCAGGCGACATGGGCGGCTACGCGGTGGCGGACGTGCTGTTCGGTGACGTGCTGCCCCGAGGCAAGACGCCGTGGCAGCTGCCGCGGAGCATGAGCCAGATCGGCACGGACGTGGAGAGCAACCAGTTGGAGAAGTGGGACCTGCCGTTCGACCTGGGCGCGACGGACGCGGAGCGCGCGGCCATCCGCCAGAAGATCGCGGCGGGGCAGCCGGTGCCGCCCACCTATGGCAACCCGCTGTATCAGTATGGCTCTGGCATCCAGGGCTTTGGCCTGACGGACGCGACCCCGCCGGTGGCGTTCAACCTGCTGACGCCCGCGAACAACCTGGTGATTACGGGCACGCGTCCGGCGTTCACCTGGTCCGCGAGCAGCGATCCGCAGACGGGCATCCAGCGCTACGAGGTGTTCCTGGACGGTGGCGCGATGCCGGTGGCCATCACCAAGACGCCGTCGGCGGCGCTGGACGGCCTGAAGCTGGCGAACGGGACGCACACGTGGTTCGTGAAGGCATTCAACTGGGCGAACGGCGTGACGCAGTCCGCGACGTTCACCTTCACGCTGAACGACACGACGCCTCCGGCGGCCTTCGAGGCGCTGTCGCCGTCGGCGGGCCAGTCGGTGCCGGGCACGTCCACCCGCTTCATCTGGGAGCAGACGACGGACGTGGGCGCGGGCGTGGCGGAGTACGTCCTCATCGTGGACGGCACGGACCGCAGCCCCTCCATCCTGCGCAGCACGCCGGTGCCGGCGGGCACGAACCTGGCGCGGGGGAAGAATGCCTACGCCACGTCCGTGGAGTTCGGCAGCGCGAACGATGCGGTGGACGGAAGCCTGACGACGCGCTGGTCCAGCGTGGGCACGGCGACGACGGGTGACACGGAGTCCATCACCATCGACCTGGGAGCCGTCTACTCGCTCAAGCGCATCGTGCTGAACTGGGAGGCCGCCTATGGCCGCCGCTACGTCCTGGAGGCGTCGCTGGACAACACCACCTGGACGGCGCTGAAGACGGTGGACACCGGCGACGGTGGCATCGACGACTGGACGGTGGCCGGCGTGGGCCGCTACGTGCGCATGCGCGGTGTGCAGCGTGCGACGGCGTATGGCTACTCGCTGTGGGAGTTCGAGGTGTACGGCGTGGGCACGGAGCAGACGACGCTGAACGGGCTGGCCACGGGCTCGCACACGTGGCGCGTGCGCGCGGTGGATGGCGCGAACAACACCACGCTGTCCTCGGGGCCCATCACGTTCACGAAGTAG